Proteins co-encoded in one Streptomyces sp. JH34 genomic window:
- a CDS encoding regulator, with amino-acid sequence MSERPPQRTPNRRLAALISEAGFSHAGLARRVDQLGLEHGLDLRYDKTSVTRWLRGQQPRGTTPALIAEVFTRRLGRRLSAQDLGLDACAPVYAGLEFAATPGEAVDIVSGLWRKDSGSHAELRKIAFTPAGLVVPSRDWLIGRADEWAGHGEQPHRAHGTAGLPAPRTPEGAHGARPPHGLHPANGTGTLQVPGAAPHGLRPAGTRGPGSSRPPAPTTPPLGVPRQRQTERGTGQRVGSGDVAALRSVGELFRTLDNAYGGGHARQALVRYLEHEAEPMLRGSYGEAIGRRLFSAAADLTRLAGWTSYDIAAHGLAQRYFVQALRLAQAAGDRAYGAFVLITMSRQAVYLGHGREAVQLARVAQQGIGSSAPPVVLALLHAVEARGHGVLGEARACVATLVRAERALGISRPGDDVPHWARYFDEAQLADEFGHCHRDLQQYRVAAQHAERSLQLRAPAYARSRLFCRVVLASARLGLGELDQACLLGAEAAQQAAEMRSVRATEYVRDFERRLEPHREAAAVRGYRERVAALG; translated from the coding sequence ATGTCGGAACGACCTCCGCAGCGCACCCCGAACCGGCGGCTCGCCGCCCTCATCTCGGAGGCCGGGTTCTCCCACGCGGGCCTGGCCCGCCGCGTGGACCAGCTCGGCCTCGAACACGGGCTGGACCTGCGATACGACAAGACCTCGGTCACGCGCTGGCTGCGCGGCCAGCAGCCGCGGGGCACCACCCCCGCGCTGATCGCCGAGGTCTTCACGAGACGGCTCGGGCGCCGGCTCTCCGCCCAGGACCTGGGCCTGGACGCCTGCGCACCCGTCTACGCCGGCCTCGAGTTCGCGGCCACGCCCGGTGAGGCCGTCGACATCGTGAGCGGGCTGTGGCGCAAGGACTCGGGCAGCCACGCGGAGCTGCGCAAGATCGCGTTCACGCCCGCCGGGCTGGTCGTGCCCAGCCGGGACTGGCTGATCGGGCGGGCCGACGAATGGGCCGGCCACGGTGAGCAGCCGCACCGGGCGCACGGCACAGCGGGCCTGCCCGCCCCGCGTACGCCCGAAGGGGCCCACGGAGCCCGGCCCCCGCACGGACTCCACCCGGCCAACGGGACCGGCACCCTCCAGGTGCCCGGAGCAGCCCCCCACGGGCTGCGGCCCGCGGGGACCCGTGGCCCCGGCTCCTCGCGTCCGCCCGCTCCCACGACGCCGCCCCTGGGCGTCCCGCGCCAGCGGCAGACCGAGCGCGGCACGGGCCAGCGGGTCGGCAGCGGCGACGTCGCCGCCCTGCGTTCGGTGGGTGAGCTGTTCCGGACGCTGGACAACGCCTACGGCGGCGGCCACGCCAGGCAGGCCCTCGTCCGCTACCTGGAACACGAGGCCGAACCCATGCTCCGGGGGAGCTACGGCGAGGCGATCGGCCGCAGGCTGTTCTCCGCCGCCGCCGATCTGACCCGGCTGGCCGGCTGGACCTCGTACGACATCGCGGCGCACGGCCTCGCCCAGCGCTACTTCGTCCAGGCGCTGCGGCTGGCCCAGGCCGCGGGGGACCGGGCGTACGGGGCCTTCGTCCTGATCACGATGAGCCGGCAGGCGGTCTACCTCGGGCACGGCAGGGAAGCCGTCCAGCTCGCCCGAGTCGCCCAGCAGGGCATCGGTTCCTCCGCGCCGCCCGTCGTGCTGGCCCTGCTGCACGCGGTCGAGGCGCGCGGGCACGGCGTCCTCGGCGAGGCCAGGGCCTGCGTCGCCACGCTCGTACGCGCGGAGCGCGCCCTGGGGATCTCCCGGCCCGGGGACGACGTGCCGCACTGGGCCCGCTACTTCGACGAGGCCCAGCTGGCCGACGAGTTCGGCCACTGCCACCGCGACCTGCAGCAGTACCGCGTCGCCGCCCAGCACGCCGAGCGCTCGCTCCAGCTGCGCGCACCGGCCTACGCCCGGAGCAGGCTGTTCTGCCGGGTGGTGCTCGCGTCCGCGCGGCTCGGGCTCGGCGAGCTCGACCAGGCGTGCCTGCTGGGTGCCGAGGCGGCCCAGCAGGCGGCGGAGATGCGGTCGGTGCGCGCGACGGAGTACGTGCGGGACTTCGAGCGCCGCCTGGAGCCCCACCGTGAAGCCGCCGCCGTACGCGGATACCGGGAACGGGTCGCCGCACTGGGCTGA
- a CDS encoding GNAT family N-acetyltransferase, with the protein MPAPEFLSLCPVRAAVPGDETALGELDRATWSTLHAVQPRPQPPYGPFFDDRHPPAEFLVADAVTGTGEVRPAGYIRLARPTPLACNAHVLQIQGLAVADWARRQGVARTLLRASFAEARRLGAGRLTLRVLGHNTAARALYTAEGFAVEGVLPGEFFLGGQYVDDVLMGRSLTA; encoded by the coding sequence GTGCCCGCGCCCGAGTTCCTCTCCCTGTGCCCCGTCCGTGCCGCCGTGCCCGGTGACGAGACCGCGCTCGGGGAGCTCGACCGGGCCACCTGGTCGACCCTCCACGCCGTGCAGCCGAGGCCGCAGCCGCCGTACGGGCCGTTCTTCGACGACCGGCACCCGCCCGCCGAGTTCCTGGTCGCCGACGCGGTCACCGGCACCGGCGAGGTGCGTCCGGCCGGCTACATCCGGCTCGCCCGCCCCACCCCGCTCGCCTGCAACGCCCACGTCCTGCAGATACAGGGCCTCGCCGTCGCCGACTGGGCCCGGCGCCAAGGGGTCGCGCGCACGCTGCTGCGCGCCTCCTTCGCCGAGGCCCGGCGCTTGGGCGCGGGACGGCTCACCCTGCGCGTACTCGGTCACAACACCGCCGCGCGGGCGCTCTACACGGCGGAGGGCTTCGCCGTCGAGGGCGTACTGCCGGGGGAGTTCTTCCTGGGCGGACAGTACGTCGACGACGTCCTGATGGGCCGCTCGCTGACGGCATGA
- the lipB gene encoding lipoyl(octanoyl) transferase LipB, giving the protein MSELRFVRLGFGEEAVDYQEAWQKQREVHAARFEDTVPDTCLLLEHPPVYTAGRRTTDSERPLDGTPVVDVDRGGKITWHGPGQLVGYPIMKLPRPVDVVAHVRRLEDALILTAAEFGVETSRVEGRSGVWVLGDPVEDRLTPGGLSLDFDPRLHDEEFDPRLNGPEYAPSNAGQRREDRKLAAIGIRVAKGVTMHGFALNVNPDNTWFDRIVPCGIRDAGVTSLSNELGREITIADVLPVAEKHLRAVLENAELAPRVIEAAEPPRTAAPA; this is encoded by the coding sequence GTGAGTGAGCTGCGGTTCGTCCGTCTGGGATTCGGCGAGGAAGCGGTCGACTACCAGGAGGCATGGCAGAAGCAGCGCGAGGTGCACGCCGCCCGGTTCGAGGACACCGTCCCCGACACCTGCCTGCTCCTCGAGCACCCGCCCGTCTACACGGCAGGGCGGCGCACCACGGACAGCGAACGGCCGCTGGACGGCACCCCCGTCGTCGACGTCGACCGCGGCGGGAAGATCACCTGGCACGGCCCGGGACAGCTGGTCGGCTACCCGATCATGAAGCTGCCCCGCCCGGTCGACGTGGTCGCCCATGTCCGCCGTCTCGAGGACGCCCTGATCCTCACGGCCGCCGAGTTCGGCGTGGAGACCAGCCGGGTCGAGGGCCGCAGCGGCGTCTGGGTCCTCGGCGACCCGGTCGAGGACCGCCTCACGCCCGGGGGGCTCTCGCTGGACTTCGACCCGAGGCTGCACGACGAGGAGTTCGACCCCCGCCTGAACGGCCCCGAGTACGCGCCGTCCAACGCCGGCCAGCGCCGTGAGGACCGCAAGCTGGCCGCGATCGGCATCCGGGTCGCCAAGGGCGTGACCATGCACGGCTTCGCCCTCAACGTGAACCCGGACAACACCTGGTTCGACCGGATCGTGCCGTGCGGCATCCGCGACGCCGGGGTGACCTCGCTGTCGAACGAACTGGGGCGCGAGATCACGATCGCGGACGTCCTCCCGGTCGCCGAGAAGCACCTGCGGGCCGTCCTGGAGAACGCGGAGCTCGCCCCCCGTGTCATCGAGGCCGCGGAGCCGCCCAGGACCGCGGCCCCCGCCTGA
- the lipA gene encoding lipoyl synthase, which translates to MSGVAPDGRKMLRLEVRNSQTPIERKPEWIKTRAKMGPEYTKMQALVKGEGLHTVCQEAGCPNIYECWEDREATFLIGGDQCTRRCDFCQIDTGKPQALDRDEPRRVGESVVTMDLNYATITGVARDDLDDGGAWLYAETVRQIHAQTAGREAGATKVELLIPDFNAEPAQLAEVFSSRPQVLAHNVETVPRIFKRIRPGFRYERSLEVITRAREAGLVTKSNLILGMGETREEVSEALQDLYDAGCELVTITQYLRPSPRHHPVERWVKPHEFVELKDEADAIGYSGVMSGPLVRSSYRAGRLFQQAMERRGATAATPQAV; encoded by the coding sequence GTGTCCGGTGTCGCACCCGACGGGCGCAAGATGCTGCGCCTGGAGGTCCGAAACAGCCAGACCCCCATCGAGCGCAAGCCCGAGTGGATCAAAACCCGGGCGAAGATGGGCCCCGAGTACACGAAGATGCAGGCGCTCGTGAAGGGCGAGGGACTGCACACCGTGTGCCAGGAGGCCGGTTGCCCGAACATCTACGAATGCTGGGAGGACCGCGAGGCGACGTTCCTCATCGGCGGCGACCAGTGCACCCGGCGCTGCGACTTCTGCCAGATCGACACGGGGAAGCCGCAGGCGCTGGACCGTGACGAGCCCCGCCGCGTGGGCGAGTCCGTCGTGACGATGGACCTGAACTACGCCACGATCACCGGCGTCGCACGCGACGACCTCGACGACGGCGGCGCGTGGCTGTACGCGGAGACCGTGCGCCAGATCCACGCCCAGACCGCGGGGCGGGAGGCCGGCGCCACGAAGGTGGAGCTCCTCATCCCCGACTTCAACGCGGAGCCCGCGCAGCTCGCCGAGGTCTTCTCCTCGCGCCCCCAGGTGCTCGCGCACAACGTCGAGACGGTCCCCCGGATCTTCAAGCGGATCCGGCCCGGCTTCCGTTACGAGCGCTCGCTGGAGGTCATCACCCGCGCCCGTGAGGCCGGTCTGGTGACGAAGTCCAACCTGATCCTCGGCATGGGCGAGACCCGCGAGGAGGTCAGCGAGGCGCTCCAGGACCTGTACGACGCGGGTTGTGAGCTCGTCACGATCACGCAGTACCTCCGGCCCTCCCCCCGGCACCACCCGGTCGAGCGCTGGGTGAAGCCGCACGAGTTCGTGGAGCTGAAGGACGAGGCCGACGCGATCGGTTACTCCGGCGTCATGTCGGGGCCGCTGGTGCGCTCCTCCTACCGCGCCGGGCGCCTCTTCCAGCAGGCGATGGAGCGGCGCGGCGCGACCGCCGCGACCCCGCAGGCCGTGTGA
- a CDS encoding NAD(P)/FAD-dependent oxidoreductase: protein MLRAHTSDHADVVIIGAGIAGLSAAHQLISAGVDVSVLEAAAHAGGRMATDDMDGFRLDRLGPLLSSACAELSTTPGLDGLVLRDFAPGVLVHSGGRQYRAGDVRSARGALRAVRSRPSAPRAPLGGAIEQARLGAWLARLAAAPEPRILARPDEAALDALSARGLPPRLVGGFLRPLLSALLGDPGLMTSSRVADLTLRDYARGRLCVPSGGSATLPDLLAAALPPGTLRTGVHVTAADITSVRTKEHGELGCRSLLLATGAGAAAELLPGLRTPAFHQVTVLHHTTSQPPPTGARLLLDADRSGPVAHTAVMSEVDPSRAPHGRALITSTVLGPPPPDLDGAVRTHLATLYGTPTDDWELLAAHHDAEAVPAMPPPHDPRRPVRLLAGLYVCGDHRDTSTVQGALRSGRRAASAILADLGVRRPQEERTGLPAAA from the coding sequence GTGCTCAGGGCACACACTTCGGACCACGCGGATGTGGTCATCATCGGGGCCGGGATCGCCGGCCTGTCGGCGGCCCACCAGCTGATCAGCGCAGGAGTGGACGTCAGCGTCCTGGAGGCAGCCGCGCATGCGGGCGGCCGGATGGCGACCGACGACATGGACGGGTTCCGGCTCGACCGCCTGGGACCACTGCTCAGCTCCGCCTGTGCGGAGCTGAGCACCACCCCGGGCCTCGACGGGCTGGTGCTCAGGGACTTCGCCCCCGGGGTGCTCGTCCACAGCGGGGGGCGTCAGTACCGTGCGGGGGACGTACGGAGCGCCCGGGGCGCACTTCGCGCGGTGCGCTCCCGACCGAGCGCCCCTCGCGCGCCCCTCGGCGGGGCGATCGAACAGGCCAGGCTCGGGGCCTGGCTGGCCCGCCTGGCCGCGGCTCCGGAGCCCCGGATCCTGGCCCGGCCCGACGAGGCCGCGCTCGACGCCCTGTCGGCACGCGGACTCCCACCGCGGCTCGTCGGCGGATTCCTGCGCCCTCTGCTCTCGGCACTGCTCGGCGACCCCGGACTCATGACGTCGAGCCGCGTGGCCGACCTCACCCTCCGGGACTACGCGCGCGGGCGGCTCTGCGTGCCGTCGGGTGGTTCCGCGACACTGCCGGACCTGCTGGCAGCCGCCCTGCCGCCCGGGACCCTACGCACCGGGGTACATGTGACGGCCGCCGACATCACCTCCGTACGCACCAAGGAGCACGGCGAGCTGGGCTGCCGGTCGCTCCTGCTGGCCACCGGGGCGGGAGCGGCGGCGGAACTGCTGCCGGGGCTGCGGACGCCCGCCTTCCATCAGGTCACCGTGCTGCACCACACCACCTCGCAGCCGCCGCCGACCGGGGCCCGCCTGCTGCTGGACGCGGACCGCTCGGGTCCGGTCGCCCACACGGCCGTGATGAGCGAGGTGGATCCCTCGCGGGCGCCGCACGGCCGGGCGCTGATCACCTCCACGGTGCTCGGTCCGCCGCCGCCGGACCTCGACGGCGCGGTCCGCACGCACCTCGCCACGCTGTACGGCACGCCCACCGACGACTGGGAGCTGCTGGCCGCCCACCACGACGCCGAGGCGGTCCCCGCCATGCCGCCGCCGCACGATCCGCGGCGTCCGGTCCGGCTGCTCGCCGGGCTCTACGTGTGCGGCGACCACCGCGACACGAGCACGGTCCAGGGCGCCCTTCGCTCCGGGAGGCGTGCCGCCTCGGCGATCCTGGCCGACCTGGGGGTGCGCCGGCCGCAGGAGGAAAGGACGGGACTGCCCGCGGCCGCGTAG
- a CDS encoding TIGR01777 family oxidoreductase, which yields MLRSRIAVTGSTGLIGAALVRSLRSDGHEVVRLVRRPAATGDEVEWDPKRQYVDAAGLVGCDAVVHLAGAGVGDHRWTEAYKREIRESRVLGTAAVAEAVASLDTPPKVLLSGSAIGFYGDTGDRAVDEGAPPGEGFLPSVCVEWEEATAPAEEAGVRTAHARTGLVVSRRGGAWGRLFPLFKAGLGGRMGDGRQYWSFIALHDHIAALRHILDTETLSGPVNLTGPSPVTNAEVTAAMGRVLRRPTLFTAPAPALKLALGDFAGDVLSSQRVLPGQLLDSGFVFAFPGIDDAIRAALR from the coding sequence ATGCTGCGCTCCCGAATCGCCGTCACCGGATCGACCGGCCTCATCGGAGCGGCGCTCGTGCGCTCGCTGCGCTCCGACGGGCACGAGGTGGTGCGTCTGGTGCGCCGCCCCGCCGCGACGGGGGACGAGGTGGAGTGGGACCCGAAGCGCCAGTACGTCGACGCGGCGGGTCTGGTCGGCTGCGACGCGGTCGTCCACCTGGCGGGTGCGGGGGTGGGGGACCACCGCTGGACGGAGGCCTACAAGCGGGAGATCCGCGAAAGCCGGGTGCTGGGCACGGCTGCCGTGGCCGAGGCCGTCGCCTCCCTCGACACACCGCCGAAGGTGCTGCTGTCCGGGTCCGCCATCGGCTTCTACGGCGACACCGGCGACCGCGCGGTGGACGAGGGTGCGCCGCCCGGCGAGGGTTTCCTGCCGTCCGTCTGCGTGGAGTGGGAGGAGGCCACGGCTCCCGCGGAGGAGGCGGGCGTACGCACCGCCCACGCCCGGACCGGTCTGGTCGTGTCCCGGCGGGGCGGGGCCTGGGGGCGTCTGTTCCCCCTGTTCAAGGCGGGGCTCGGCGGGCGGATGGGCGACGGTCGGCAGTACTGGAGCTTCATCGCGCTGCACGACCACATCGCGGCGCTGCGGCACATCCTGGACACGGAGACGCTGTCCGGGCCGGTGAATCTGACGGGCCCCTCCCCCGTCACGAACGCCGAGGTGACGGCCGCCATGGGACGGGTGCTGCGGCGTCCGACCCTGTTCACCGCTCCGGCGCCCGCGCTGAAGCTCGCGCTCGGTGACTTCGCCGGGGACGTGCTGTCCAGCCAGCGGGTGCTGCCCGGCCAACTTCTCGACTCGGGCTTCGTGTTCGCCTTTCCCGGCATCGACGACGCGATCCGCGCCGCGCTGCGCTGA
- a CDS encoding DUF4240 domain-containing protein gives MDETEFWEIVDSTREAAEGDPEDHADLLVERLVRLDPDSVLDFARHFEARYNRAYRWDLWGAAAVLLGGASDDAFDYFRCWLIAQGREVFEGAMHDPDALAELLDDFDEELDGDGEDLGYAADEAYEQLTGVVAPDLGLPPQASEPAGTPFGFDDDTALAERFPALWERFGAV, from the coding sequence ATGGACGAGACGGAGTTCTGGGAGATCGTCGACAGCACCCGCGAGGCCGCCGAGGGCGACCCCGAGGATCACGCCGATCTGCTCGTCGAACGGCTGGTGCGGCTCGATCCCGACTCCGTACTGGACTTCGCCCGGCACTTCGAGGCCCGCTACAACCGCGCCTACCGCTGGGACCTGTGGGGTGCGGCGGCCGTGCTGCTCGGCGGGGCGAGCGACGACGCGTTCGACTACTTCCGCTGCTGGCTGATCGCACAGGGCCGGGAGGTCTTCGAGGGCGCCATGCACGACCCGGACGCCCTGGCCGAGCTGCTGGACGACTTCGACGAGGAGCTCGACGGGGACGGCGAGGACCTCGGTTACGCCGCCGACGAGGCCTACGAGCAGCTCACCGGGGTGGTCGCACCCGATCTGGGGCTGCCGCCGCAGGCCTCGGAGCCCGCGGGCACGCCCTTCGGCTTCGACGACGACACGGCGCTGGCGGAGCGTTTCCCCGCGCTCTGGGAACGCTTCGGAGCGGTCTGA